In Candidatus Binataceae bacterium, one DNA window encodes the following:
- a CDS encoding amidohydrolase family protein, whose amino-acid sequence MDYKIISCDDHIDLQMLPHDLWTQRLVLSMRDRAPRVEERDGRAVWLCEGKVWGPWFGKRPASGAARPPSPVINAFDRSGISEQSDRRPGVAALRLADMDRDGVQTHVMFGPVVSIIAEDPALRDYCYRAYNDWLAEFCAAAPDRLIGVAMLPESPEAALKEMLRLAARGGFRQANLQIANVRPR is encoded by the coding sequence ATGGATTACAAGATCATTTCGTGCGACGACCACATTGACTTGCAGATGCTGCCCCACGACCTGTGGACACAGCGCCTGGTGTTGTCGATGCGCGATCGTGCACCCCGGGTGGAGGAGCGCGATGGACGCGCGGTGTGGCTGTGCGAAGGCAAGGTTTGGGGTCCGTGGTTCGGCAAGCGTCCCGCATCTGGAGCGGCGAGGCCGCCGAGCCCGGTAATCAATGCCTTCGACCGCAGCGGGATCAGCGAACAGAGCGACCGCCGTCCCGGGGTTGCCGCGTTGCGGCTGGCCGACATGGACCGCGACGGTGTGCAAACCCATGTGATGTTCGGTCCGGTCGTCTCGATCATCGCCGAGGATCCGGCGCTGCGCGACTACTGCTATCGCGCTTACAACGACTGGCTTGCGGAGTTTTGCGCCGCGGCTCCGGATCGCCTGATCGGCGTGGCGATGCTGCCCGAGTCCCCCGAAGCGGCTTTGAAGGAGATGCTGCGGCTGGCCGCCCGAGGGGGTTTTCGCCAGGCGAACCTTCAGATCGCCAACGTCAGGCCACGTC